In a single window of the Flavobacterium sp. W4I14 genome:
- a CDS encoding two-component system LytT family response regulator (product_source=KO:K02477; cath_funfam=3.40.50.2300; cog=COG3947; ko=KO:K02477; pfam=PF00072; smart=SM00448; superfamily=52172; transmembrane_helix_parts=Inside_1_4,TMhelix_5_27,Outside_28_171), translating to MYCLISIPITTVLLPFLCLAVGIEIYIVKLCIAYLNLPMYYSCAIVDDEQHAIDVLHDYIDGIRFLKLFSAFNNPFDALKTISAGDKIDFLFLDIDMDGMKGTELSRHLRSKARFVIYASAHLENEVRKIDSNFECYLGKPISMKRFAGTIDKLIRLNNLPIKNEIAYDRT from the coding sequence ATGTACTGTCTCATTAGTATACCCATTACTACCGTACTTTTACCCTTTTTGTGCCTGGCTGTAGGAATTGAGATTTACATTGTTAAGCTTTGTATAGCCTATCTTAATTTGCCTATGTATTACAGCTGTGCGATTGTTGATGATGAACAGCATGCGATTGATGTACTCCACGATTATATTGACGGTATCCGTTTTTTAAAACTGTTTAGCGCCTTTAATAATCCCTTTGATGCCTTAAAAACAATTAGTGCGGGAGATAAAATCGACTTTCTTTTTTTAGATATAGATATGGATGGAATGAAAGGAACTGAACTATCCCGGCATCTCCGCTCAAAAGCCAGGTTTGTGATCTACGCATCCGCCCACCTTGAAAATGAGGTGAGAAAAATAGATTCTAACTTTGAATGTTATCTTGGCAAACCGATCTCAATGAAACGTTTTGCTGGTACCATTGATAAACTGATACGACTTAATAATTTGCCGATAAAAAATGAAATAGCTTATGATCGAACTTAA
- a CDS encoding hypothetical protein (product_source=Hypo-rule applied; superfamily=57667): MIELNYLFEQEFLEDIPYQLMRSSMEDPWLVLSGCKVLGIIDEVEGNWSQIVGGDIPPKAIEGMGDLINMQQFSWLPNLIKKQWPKYVLDVVVENVDRYEIICHKEACPKRFKQRFTLGIHALAQRESALVFKVRRFQKSDCYEVIKAPAIDRYV, translated from the coding sequence ATGATCGAACTTAATTACCTTTTTGAACAGGAGTTTTTAGAAGATATACCCTATCAGTTAATGCGGTCAAGCATGGAAGACCCATGGTTGGTGCTGTCTGGATGTAAAGTGTTGGGGATTATTGATGAAGTTGAAGGGAACTGGAGCCAGATTGTAGGTGGAGATATTCCGCCAAAAGCAATTGAAGGGATGGGGGATTTGATCAACATGCAACAGTTTAGCTGGTTGCCGAATCTAATTAAAAAACAGTGGCCAAAGTATGTGCTTGATGTGGTCGTAGAAAATGTAGACCGTTACGAAATAATTTGCCATAAAGAGGCTTGTCCCAAACGTTTTAAACAACGTTTTACATTGGGTATCCATGCGCTGGCACAAAGAGAATCTGCGCTTGTTTTTAAAGTAAGGCGCTTTCAGAAATCAGATTGTTATGAGGTGATTAAAGCGCCGGCAATTGATCGGTACGTTTAG
- a CDS encoding hypothetical protein (product_source=Hypo-rule applied; pfam=PF18951; transmembrane_helix_parts=Inside_1_11,TMhelix_12_34,Outside_35_921), translating to MIIKLKKKRSLSIITFKAIFCCILSFLNIEVVLGQSPWIALGKKPSTLGLENGFSTYNAGAFNLKLVKSSQTIAGLQPKMVKDFDFVPNDSLKVRSSDGLYHLGDINLKLRYIGEEAWKSYSTAAKRSPVKNIAMGKNVLAAADLASTLPADIPLQVKRMWEMFNGKLVLRFELKNKTSKNVEIGALGIPMIFDNILEGRTLEQTHAKNVFYDPYIGKDAGYLQVTRLSGHAPSLLVAPLGHTPFEAYNPLNDDRTPRGIAFEGFYEWMVYSKAYAENEWKNAEQWNTPTSTTLKPGETRSYALQFILSGAAKDIESKLIENKRPVAISVPGYVLPKDVEGKLFINYPKKIKIIQVQPENALKVSALGSTKNGWKSYTVNGNTWGRARLSITYEDGLEQTINYKIIETESDVIASYGNFLTTKQWFNQADPIFKRSPSAITYDNEKQQQVTQDNRAWIAGLSDEGGAGSWLGAIMKQLVQPKKEEVDKLKQFVDSVMFGRIQLKNGPQKYGVKKSLFYYAPDSLPKDTYAADINFKTWSAWPKKEADNLGRSYNYPHVAAAHWVMYRLARNYSGLVEEQSWKQHLIDAAETGMAMVNIAPYYAQFGQMEGTVFYLILNDLKNEGLTDEATRLENEMKKRANHWRSLQYPFGSEMPWDSTGQEEVYVWSSYFGYQDKASVTLDAILAYMPVVPHWAYNGNARRYWDFLYGGKLSRIERMIHHYGSALNAIPVLMDYRKNPSDFYLLRAGYGGLLGSISNITQEGFAPAAFHAYPSTLKNDGITGDYGSGFFGYAVNTSSYILQHPEFGWLAFGGNLNKTGNSINVKLTTAAKSSVYIAAVGLWISLDAGTIDEVNYNTVNGEIRLKLSKANEYTPNAMLRVLQPAKINGVGSYAVKGNGVKKRGGYEFPLAKEHTTEIILQR from the coding sequence ATGATTATCAAACTAAAAAAGAAGAGAAGCTTATCCATAATAACTTTTAAAGCAATATTTTGCTGTATTTTATCTTTTCTAAATATTGAGGTAGTTCTGGGCCAATCGCCTTGGATTGCTTTAGGCAAAAAGCCATCTACGCTGGGCTTGGAAAATGGATTTTCGACTTACAATGCCGGAGCATTTAATCTAAAGCTTGTTAAGTCATCACAAACAATAGCAGGCCTACAGCCCAAAATGGTTAAAGATTTCGATTTTGTACCCAACGACAGTTTAAAAGTGCGGAGTTCAGATGGTTTATATCACTTGGGCGATATCAACTTAAAGTTACGCTACATTGGCGAAGAAGCCTGGAAAAGCTATAGCACAGCCGCTAAAAGAAGCCCTGTGAAAAATATTGCTATGGGTAAAAACGTACTCGCTGCTGCCGATCTTGCTTCAACACTTCCGGCTGATATCCCGTTACAGGTTAAGCGGATGTGGGAAATGTTTAACGGAAAGCTTGTGCTCCGTTTCGAACTGAAAAACAAGACCAGTAAAAACGTAGAAATCGGTGCACTAGGTATCCCGATGATTTTCGATAATATTCTCGAAGGCAGAACATTGGAGCAAACCCATGCAAAAAATGTTTTTTACGATCCTTATATCGGAAAAGATGCCGGTTATCTGCAAGTTACCCGGTTAAGTGGCCATGCACCTTCTTTGCTCGTTGCGCCATTGGGACATACGCCATTTGAGGCTTATAACCCACTTAATGATGATCGGACACCAAGAGGAATCGCGTTTGAAGGTTTTTATGAGTGGATGGTTTACAGTAAAGCCTATGCAGAAAACGAATGGAAAAATGCCGAGCAATGGAATACACCGACTTCAACCACTTTAAAGCCTGGTGAAACCAGAAGTTATGCCCTTCAGTTTATCCTTTCAGGAGCAGCAAAAGATATCGAAAGCAAACTGATCGAAAATAAAAGACCAGTCGCGATCTCAGTTCCGGGTTATGTACTGCCCAAAGATGTAGAGGGGAAATTATTTATTAACTACCCTAAAAAGATTAAAATTATTCAGGTTCAGCCCGAAAATGCCCTGAAAGTAAGTGCATTAGGTTCGACCAAAAATGGCTGGAAAAGTTATACTGTAAACGGAAATACCTGGGGAAGAGCAAGGTTGTCTATCACCTACGAAGATGGCTTGGAGCAAACTATAAATTATAAGATAATTGAAACAGAAAGTGATGTGATTGCTAGTTATGGCAATTTTTTAACAACCAAGCAATGGTTTAACCAGGCCGACCCTATCTTTAAAAGAAGTCCTTCAGCTATTACGTACGATAATGAAAAGCAACAGCAGGTAACGCAAGATAATAGGGCATGGATTGCAGGTTTAAGCGATGAAGGCGGGGCAGGTTCGTGGTTGGGGGCAATAATGAAGCAATTGGTGCAACCCAAAAAAGAAGAAGTTGATAAGCTGAAGCAATTTGTAGATAGTGTAATGTTTGGGCGGATACAACTTAAAAACGGTCCTCAGAAATATGGTGTAAAAAAGAGTTTGTTCTACTATGCACCAGATTCGCTCCCTAAAGATACTTATGCCGCAGATATCAATTTTAAAACATGGTCTGCATGGCCCAAAAAAGAAGCTGATAACCTGGGCCGGTCATATAACTACCCGCATGTTGCGGCAGCCCATTGGGTAATGTATCGGTTGGCGCGTAATTATAGCGGCCTGGTGGAGGAGCAGAGCTGGAAACAACACCTTATCGATGCCGCTGAAACAGGCATGGCGATGGTTAATATTGCGCCTTATTATGCACAGTTCGGCCAAATGGAAGGCACAGTTTTCTATCTCATCCTAAATGACCTTAAAAACGAAGGGCTAACAGATGAAGCAACCAGGTTAGAAAATGAAATGAAGAAGCGCGCCAACCATTGGCGTTCGCTACAATATCCCTTTGGTAGTGAAATGCCTTGGGACTCTACAGGTCAAGAAGAAGTTTACGTATGGTCGAGCTATTTTGGCTACCAGGACAAAGCAAGTGTAACGCTTGATGCCATATTAGCCTATATGCCTGTGGTGCCGCACTGGGCATACAATGGCAATGCCCGTCGGTACTGGGATTTTCTTTATGGAGGCAAACTTTCGCGTATCGAACGGATGATCCATCATTACGGTTCAGCACTCAATGCCATTCCCGTATTAATGGATTACCGTAAAAATCCCAGCGATTTCTATCTTTTACGTGCCGGTTACGGTGGACTTTTGGGTTCGATTTCCAATATCACTCAAGAAGGTTTTGCGCCTGCAGCATTTCATGCTTATCCATCAACCTTGAAAAACGATGGCATTACCGGCGATTACGGATCTGGCTTTTTTGGTTATGCGGTTAATACTTCGTCGTATATCTTACAGCATCCTGAATTTGGTTGGTTAGCTTTCGGTGGCAATTTGAATAAAACAGGCAATAGCATCAATGTTAAATTAACTACAGCAGCAAAATCATCGGTTTACATCGCTGCTGTTGGGCTTTGGATTAGCCTTGATGCCGGAACCATTGATGAGGTAAATTATAATACTGTAAATGGCGAAATTCGCTTAAAACTGAGCAAAGCAAATGAATATACACCTAATGCTATGTTGAGGGTATTACAGCCTGCAAAAATTAATGGGGTTGGTTCTTATGCTGTAAAAGGCAATGGGGTTAAGAAGAGGGGGGGATACGAGTTTCCACTTGCAAAAGAACATACAACTGAAATCATTCTTCAAAGATAA
- a CDS encoding alkaline phosphatase (product_source=KO:K01077; cath_funfam=3.40.720.10; cleavage_site_network=SignalP-noTM; cog=COG1785; ko=KO:K01077; pfam=PF00245; superfamily=51695,53649), which translates to MVKSNKLILFLLLGLGVHSVSAQQKLNAGNGHSHNDYKQQIPLLEAYYAGMGSIEADVFYRNGELFVAHDSSEITSGKTLKKLYIDPLVAFFTDHANHPYADPKQKLQLVIDIKEDYEHVIPKLLADLKGNEFVFDQQINPSAIKIVMSGAVPPAEKFKDYPSLISFDGRPANQYTSDQLKHIGMISDDISHYSVWNGKGTPTPTDLEKMKAVIAKVHAMGKPFRFWATKDSPNSWKELEHMGVDWIGTDHPVLLKDFYQNRTKLEYSNPKAYKPYQPTYKSDGLKTKAKNVILLIGDGMGLAQIQAGLSANFGQSNIITIKHLGLSRTEASNSDFTDSAAGATAMATGHKTNNRYISVDSTGKALQSIPDILAPYGLTSGIISSGDITDATPAAFYAHQLERSMTKEIAADFQNGHVDILVGSKRKSFTENPDQKLMDKISAKGYTLQKDLKSFVASNADKQVVLLDDSVTRKVLEGRGEMLKISFLKTVELLSKNKKGFFIMAEGAQIDHGGHANDLPFAVTEQQDFDRLVGEALRFADQDGETLVIVTADHETGGLSLLDASYRKGTVRGNFSTDDHTNIMVPVFAYGPGSDAFTGVYPNHQIFYKIIEAYRLKKTQ; encoded by the coding sequence ATGGTAAAATCGAATAAACTGATCCTCTTTTTATTATTGGGTTTAGGTGTACATTCAGTTTCTGCTCAGCAGAAACTGAATGCCGGTAATGGACACAGCCATAATGATTATAAGCAGCAGATTCCTTTATTGGAGGCCTATTATGCTGGTATGGGATCTATCGAGGCAGATGTGTTTTACCGTAACGGAGAATTGTTCGTTGCACACGATAGCAGCGAAATCACCTCAGGCAAAACATTGAAAAAATTATATATCGATCCATTGGTAGCATTTTTTACAGATCATGCCAACCATCCTTATGCTGATCCGAAACAAAAACTTCAATTGGTAATCGATATAAAGGAGGATTATGAACACGTAATCCCGAAATTATTGGCCGATTTAAAAGGTAATGAATTTGTTTTCGATCAACAGATCAACCCTTCGGCCATTAAAATTGTAATGAGCGGGGCTGTTCCGCCTGCCGAAAAGTTTAAGGATTATCCGTCACTCATCAGTTTCGACGGCCGTCCTGCAAATCAATACACAAGTGATCAGTTAAAGCACATTGGTATGATCAGCGATGATATTTCTCATTATTCGGTATGGAATGGAAAAGGCACCCCAACACCAACTGATTTAGAAAAAATGAAAGCGGTAATTGCCAAAGTGCATGCGATGGGTAAACCTTTCCGTTTTTGGGCAACTAAAGATAGTCCGAACAGTTGGAAAGAACTGGAGCATATGGGGGTTGATTGGATCGGAACAGATCATCCCGTATTGTTAAAAGACTTTTACCAGAACAGGACCAAGCTCGAATACAGCAACCCGAAGGCTTATAAACCTTATCAGCCAACTTACAAAAGTGACGGATTAAAAACCAAAGCCAAAAATGTAATTCTTTTAATAGGGGATGGAATGGGACTGGCACAGATTCAGGCAGGCTTGAGTGCTAATTTTGGTCAATCCAACATCATCACGATTAAACATCTCGGCCTTTCGCGCACCGAAGCTTCCAATTCAGATTTTACTGATTCTGCAGCAGGTGCAACGGCTATGGCTACAGGGCATAAAACCAATAACCGCTACATCAGCGTAGATTCTACAGGTAAAGCACTTCAGTCTATTCCTGATATTTTGGCACCTTATGGTCTTACAAGCGGGATCATCAGCAGTGGCGATATTACCGATGCTACCCCTGCAGCATTTTATGCTCATCAGCTTGAACGATCTATGACGAAGGAAATTGCAGCCGATTTTCAGAACGGTCATGTTGATATTCTGGTTGGTTCGAAACGCAAAAGTTTTACCGAGAATCCGGATCAAAAATTGATGGATAAAATCTCGGCCAAGGGTTATACACTACAGAAAGACCTAAAAAGTTTTGTTGCCTCAAATGCAGATAAGCAAGTGGTACTTTTAGACGATTCTGTTACGCGGAAAGTATTGGAAGGCCGGGGAGAAATGCTGAAGATTTCGTTCTTAAAAACGGTTGAATTGCTCTCGAAAAATAAAAAAGGATTTTTCATCATGGCAGAAGGGGCACAGATTGATCATGGCGGACACGCAAACGATTTGCCTTTCGCGGTAACCGAACAACAAGATTTCGACCGTTTGGTGGGTGAAGCCTTAAGGTTTGCCGACCAGGACGGCGAAACGTTGGTAATCGTAACTGCCGATCACGAAACCGGAGGACTGTCGCTTCTGGATGCCTCTTATAGAAAAGGAACCGTTCGTGGCAATTTCAGTACAGATGACCATACCAATATCATGGTGCCTGTATTCGCTTACGGTCCTGGTTCGGATGCCTTTACAGGGGTATATCCTAATCATCAGATTTTTTATAAAATCATCGAAGCTTATCGCTTAAAGAAAACTCAATAA
- a CDS encoding Xaa-Pro aminopeptidase (product_source=KO:K01262; cath_funfam=2.30.42.10,3.40.350.10,3.90.230.10; cog=COG0006; ko=KO:K01262; pfam=PF00557,PF01321,PF16188,PF16189; superfamily=53092,55920), which produces MTFEEKLQALRQLMAAQKVDAYMITAADPHISEYLPAHYKAIPFACGFTGSAGTLVITQDFAGLWTDSRYFTQAETQLNNTGYELVKLKVPHTPEYIDWLRQVLPKGAKVGFNHQLITVALALEMQKSLAQRGIETNDIDFISSIWLDRVGLPEENAFLIGEEAAGLTISTKINEVKAALKINGADYHFISSLDDIAWLFNLRGKDVDYNPVTLSFALITPAAVKLFIDEQKLSQTDIDTLNEQGVTLHPYAEVAEALKNLPKNAQVFIDPKRTCFGLYQCLPSSTKIVSGINPSTHLKSLKNNTEINHIRKAMLNDGVALTRFFKWMEDHLGKEKITEWSAAEKLAAFRAEQPSFVGLSFNTIAGYNANGALPHYSVTTESNQEILADGLFLVDSGGQYLYGTTDITRVMPIGNCSSAQADDYTLVLKGLIEGSKLIFPEGTKGYQIDSICRKPLWEHAINFGHGTGHGIGFFLNVHEGPQNISPANVDVAFKPGMVTSIEPGIYRPGKYGVRIENLVLCVPKGSSEFGDFLTFETLTLCFIDTTIINKTLLAPDQIAWLNQYNQMVFEKLQPLLSDEEAEWLKVKCQPV; this is translated from the coding sequence ATGACCTTTGAAGAAAAATTGCAAGCCTTACGCCAATTAATGGCTGCTCAAAAAGTAGATGCTTATATGATTACCGCGGCAGATCCTCACATCAGTGAATATTTACCAGCACATTATAAAGCTATTCCTTTTGCTTGTGGATTTACAGGGTCGGCTGGCACGCTGGTTATTACTCAGGATTTTGCTGGTTTGTGGACTGATTCGCGATATTTTACGCAGGCAGAAACACAATTAAACAATACTGGTTACGAATTGGTAAAATTAAAAGTGCCACATACGCCCGAATACATCGATTGGTTACGCCAGGTTTTGCCAAAGGGTGCAAAAGTAGGCTTTAACCACCAGCTCATTACAGTGGCTTTAGCTCTTGAGATGCAGAAAAGTTTGGCCCAGCGTGGAATTGAGACAAACGATATCGATTTTATCAGCTCGATTTGGCTCGATAGGGTAGGGTTGCCAGAAGAAAATGCCTTTTTAATAGGCGAGGAAGCTGCAGGTCTTACCATTTCGACTAAAATAAACGAGGTAAAAGCTGCTTTGAAAATAAATGGAGCAGATTATCATTTTATTTCATCGCTTGATGACATTGCCTGGCTTTTTAACCTAAGGGGAAAAGATGTAGATTATAATCCTGTTACCTTAAGTTTTGCTTTAATTACTCCTGCAGCGGTAAAACTCTTTATCGACGAACAAAAATTGTCGCAAACAGATATTGATACTTTAAATGAGCAGGGCGTAACTTTGCATCCTTATGCTGAGGTGGCTGAGGCATTAAAAAATCTACCAAAAAACGCGCAGGTTTTTATCGATCCTAAACGTACTTGTTTTGGCTTGTATCAGTGCTTGCCTTCTAGTACCAAAATCGTTTCAGGCATTAATCCAAGCACACATTTAAAAAGTTTAAAGAATAATACTGAGATTAACCATATCCGTAAGGCAATGCTAAATGATGGGGTGGCTTTAACCAGGTTCTTTAAATGGATGGAAGATCATTTAGGGAAAGAAAAGATTACAGAATGGTCTGCAGCAGAGAAACTGGCCGCGTTTAGAGCAGAACAACCATCTTTTGTAGGTTTAAGTTTTAATACCATAGCTGGTTACAATGCCAACGGGGCTTTGCCGCATTATAGTGTAACAACAGAAAGCAATCAGGAGATTTTAGCCGATGGTTTGTTTCTTGTCGATTCGGGAGGCCAATATTTGTATGGTACGACCGATATTACCAGGGTAATGCCTATCGGTAATTGCTCATCAGCCCAGGCCGATGATTATACCTTGGTGCTAAAAGGCCTGATTGAAGGTTCTAAACTGATTTTTCCAGAAGGTACCAAAGGTTACCAAATCGATTCTATTTGTAGAAAACCACTATGGGAACATGCCATAAATTTTGGTCATGGAACAGGGCATGGTATTGGCTTTTTTCTGAATGTACACGAAGGACCTCAGAATATTAGTCCAGCCAATGTAGATGTTGCCTTTAAGCCAGGAATGGTAACCTCCATTGAACCTGGGATTTATCGCCCAGGAAAATATGGTGTGCGCATCGAAAATCTTGTTTTATGTGTCCCTAAGGGCAGTAGTGAATTTGGCGATTTTCTCACTTTCGAAACTTTAACCTTATGTTTTATCGATACCACTATCATCAATAAAACACTTTTGGCTCCAGATCAGATTGCGTGGTTAAATCAATATAATCAAATGGTGTTTGAGAAGCTTCAACCCCTCTTATCTGATGAAGAAGCTGAATGGTTGAAAGTAAAATGCCAGCCTGTTTAA
- a CDS encoding hypothetical protein (product_source=COG4222; cog=COG4222; pfam=PF13449; superfamily=63825) produces the protein MKKELLTLIVAISIGMVSCKKSHEESPLEFSYPAVAEVSDPSVLFTTTAGVKVYNGGFGSAVAADPNSPDVFYMLTDRGSNVAGQIANSIIIGKPDFDPQIGKFRLKDGKLVLEQAIELKNASGNKLNGLPNPAGMGASGETAYDLNGQVIAPSADGIDSEGLVRAADGSFWISDEYGPHIAHFDASGKTIERINPFGTGTGGRKIPAVFANRRANRGMEGLAITPDGKTLVGMMQSPMYNPSKAAVANSVILRILTFDIASGATRQYAYLMDNATLTGVSDIVAVNSTTFLTIERDGLYGGAASNPATFKKVFKIDLSGATDISDSGNGATGKLYGGKTVEELNNAAGLSTAGITPVSKTIVLDLLKDLPSIYPHDKAEGLALLPGNILVISNDDDFGVVDNGASGFAQKILPLTNSVDRNRLYFVKIKL, from the coding sequence ATGAAGAAAGAACTACTTACCCTAATAGTAGCCATATCTATTGGTATGGTATCATGCAAGAAAAGTCACGAAGAAAGCCCTTTAGAATTTAGCTATCCTGCCGTTGCAGAAGTTTCCGATCCTTCGGTGCTTTTCACAACTACAGCTGGCGTAAAAGTGTACAACGGAGGTTTTGGATCAGCAGTTGCTGCCGATCCCAATTCACCAGATGTTTTTTATATGCTAACGGATAGAGGGTCGAATGTGGCCGGACAGATTGCAAATTCGATCATCATCGGAAAGCCTGATTTTGATCCACAGATCGGAAAATTCAGATTGAAAGATGGGAAATTAGTGCTAGAACAAGCCATCGAACTTAAAAATGCATCCGGTAATAAATTAAACGGACTTCCTAACCCTGCGGGAATGGGAGCTTCTGGTGAAACTGCTTACGATTTAAATGGACAGGTGATAGCTCCAAGTGCCGATGGAATCGATTCAGAAGGATTGGTAAGGGCAGCTGATGGCTCATTTTGGATCAGTGATGAATATGGTCCGCATATAGCACATTTCGACGCTTCAGGTAAAACAATAGAGCGCATTAACCCATTTGGAACAGGAACAGGCGGGCGGAAAATCCCAGCTGTATTTGCCAATAGAAGAGCAAACCGTGGCATGGAAGGTTTGGCCATTACCCCAGATGGAAAAACTTTAGTAGGCATGATGCAATCGCCCATGTACAACCCGTCTAAAGCTGCAGTAGCCAATTCGGTGATATTAAGAATTTTGACTTTTGATATCGCAAGCGGAGCAACCAGGCAATATGCTTACCTGATGGATAATGCTACTTTAACAGGCGTGAGCGATATTGTTGCAGTTAACAGCACTACTTTCCTAACCATAGAACGTGATGGATTGTATGGTGGCGCAGCAAGCAACCCGGCAACATTTAAAAAAGTTTTCAAAATAGACCTAAGTGGAGCTACCGATATTTCTGACTCTGGTAATGGTGCAACAGGAAAACTTTATGGAGGCAAAACCGTAGAAGAACTGAACAATGCAGCAGGTTTAAGCACAGCGGGAATTACCCCGGTAAGCAAAACCATTGTTTTAGACCTGTTGAAAGATCTACCTTCCATTTATCCACACGATAAAGCAGAAGGTTTAGCCTTACTGCCTGGAAATATCCTCGTAATTTCTAATGATGATGATTTTGGTGTAGTGGATAATGGTGCAAGTGGCTTTGCACAAAAAATATTGCCTTTAACAAATTCGGTTGATAGAAACCGTTTATACTTTGTTAAAATTAAACTTTAA
- a CDS encoding Icc protein (product_source=KO:K03651; cath_funfam=3.60.21.10; cog=COG1409; ko=KO:K03651; pfam=PF00149; superfamily=56300), producing MERRSALKNIGGLFLLPALPAFSSSADKKPVLRVAHITDVHLKNQFNAPARFVKCLHDLQSQSPKVDLVLNGGDIVFDMNKENINTINDQWKLVKETMKNECSLPVHCCLGNHDIWWNENTKGDVFYGKKYAMDKLQLVKPYYSLVQNGWKIIVLDSTHLDIDSTWYIGKLGEEQLNWLKNELEITNSAMPVMVMSHIPILTALLMIEDDIVNKWTMLGGDMHTDTAKIINLFYQHPNVKLCLSGHLHMRDKVVYNGVTYLCNGAVSGAWWEGNRRETAPGYGLVDLHADGSFEEQYVNY from the coding sequence ATGGAAAGAAGATCAGCACTTAAGAATATAGGTGGGCTGTTTTTACTGCCAGCCCTACCTGCATTTTCTTCGTCAGCCGATAAAAAACCGGTGCTAAGAGTGGCACACATTACTGATGTGCATCTTAAAAACCAATTCAATGCACCAGCCAGGTTTGTTAAATGCCTGCACGATTTGCAATCGCAATCACCAAAAGTTGATCTGGTTTTAAATGGGGGAGATATCGTTTTTGATATGAACAAAGAAAACATTAATACCATTAACGATCAATGGAAACTGGTAAAAGAGACGATGAAGAACGAATGTAGCCTTCCTGTGCATTGCTGTTTAGGCAATCATGATATCTGGTGGAATGAAAACACCAAGGGCGATGTTTTTTACGGGAAGAAATATGCCATGGATAAATTGCAGCTGGTTAAGCCTTATTATAGTTTAGTGCAGAACGGCTGGAAGATTATTGTGCTGGATAGTACCCATCTGGATATTGACAGTACCTGGTACATTGGTAAATTGGGCGAAGAGCAGTTGAACTGGTTGAAAAATGAGCTCGAGATAACAAATTCTGCAATGCCTGTAATGGTGATGTCGCATATTCCAATCCTTACTGCACTTTTAATGATAGAAGATGATATTGTAAACAAATGGACCATGCTTGGTGGCGATATGCATACTGATACGGCCAAAATCATCAATCTTTTTTATCAACATCCTAATGTAAAACTGTGTTTAAGTGGTCACCTGCATATGCGCGACAAAGTGGTGTACAATGGTGTTACCTACCTCTGCAACGGTGCCGTATCTGGTGCCTGGTGGGAAGGGAACAGGAGAGAAACTGCACCAGGTTATGGACTGGTCGATTTACATGCTGATGGCAGTTTTGAAGAGCAATATGTGAATTATTGA